The Bacillus sp. Marseille-Q1617 genome has a segment encoding these proteins:
- a CDS encoding Rrf2 family transcriptional regulator encodes MKLTLYTDYSLRVLIYLASKPRTELSTIKEIADSYQISKNHLMKVTYELGKMGIIETVRGRYGGIKLAKDPVDINIGKLVRKTEEDFELVECFSKHNSCVITPVCGLKHVLAKALNAYLSVLDDYTLADLVTNPMDYRLLFQEQQRETEQ; translated from the coding sequence ATGAAATTGACACTATATACTGATTATTCCCTGAGAGTCCTGATCTATCTGGCATCCAAGCCTAGGACCGAACTCTCTACTATAAAAGAAATTGCAGATTCTTATCAGATATCAAAAAACCACCTGATGAAGGTTACGTATGAATTAGGGAAAATGGGGATCATCGAAACCGTCCGCGGCAGATACGGCGGCATCAAGCTCGCCAAGGATCCTGTTGATATCAACATCGGTAAACTCGTACGGAAAACGGAGGAAGATTTTGAGCTGGTTGAATGTTTCAGCAAACATAACAGCTGCGTCATCACTCCCGTCTGCGGACTTAAACACGTACTTGCCAAAGCACTGAACGCCTATCTTTCAGTCCTGGATGACTACACACTTGCTGACCTCGTAACAAACCCTATGGATTATCGACTGCTTTTTCAAGAACAGCAAAGAGAAACCGAACAGTAA
- a CDS encoding aminopeptidase — MSNFQQNLEKYASLAVQVGVNVQKGQTLVINTSIDAAEFVRLVVKKAYEVGAKHVYVNWNDDVVNRTKYDLAPDEAFQEFPQWKAREVEELAEGGAAFMSIVSSSPDLLKGVDPERISNFQKVAGKAMSKYRQFIQSDKVSWCVLAAPSKDWAAKVFPDASEEEQVDLLWDAIFKAVRADQADPVQAWKDHDATLHEKVEYLNEKNYQKLHYTAPGTDLTIELPKGHLWVGAGSVNEQGVEFMANMPTEEVFTVPLKTGVYGTVSSTKPLSYGGNVIDNFTLTFENGRIVDVKAEEGEEILKRLVDTDEGSHYLGEIALVPHKSPISQSNVLFYNTLFDENASNHLAIGNAYAFCIEGGKKMSQEELDQNGLNNSITHVDFMIGSDKMNIDGIKEDGSTEPVFRDGGWAF; from the coding sequence ATGTCTAACTTTCAACAAAATCTAGAAAAGTACGCGAGTCTTGCCGTTCAAGTCGGTGTAAACGTACAAAAGGGCCAGACATTGGTGATCAACACCTCCATCGATGCGGCTGAGTTTGTTCGTTTAGTGGTGAAAAAAGCCTATGAAGTCGGCGCGAAGCATGTATACGTAAACTGGAACGACGACGTGGTGAATCGTACGAAATACGATCTTGCCCCGGATGAAGCATTCCAGGAGTTCCCGCAGTGGAAAGCACGTGAAGTGGAGGAGCTTGCGGAAGGCGGCGCTGCGTTCATGAGCATCGTATCTTCAAGCCCTGACCTTCTTAAAGGCGTGGATCCGGAGCGAATCTCCAACTTCCAAAAGGTGGCAGGCAAGGCGATGTCCAAGTATCGTCAGTTCATTCAATCTGACAAAGTAAGCTGGTGTGTACTGGCTGCTCCATCCAAAGACTGGGCTGCTAAAGTATTCCCGGATGCTTCTGAAGAGGAGCAAGTGGACTTATTATGGGATGCCATCTTCAAGGCTGTGCGTGCAGACCAGGCGGATCCTGTTCAAGCATGGAAAGACCATGATGCAACGCTTCATGAAAAAGTGGAATACCTGAACGAAAAGAACTATCAAAAACTTCACTACACGGCTCCTGGTACAGACCTGACAATCGAGCTTCCTAAAGGTCACCTTTGGGTAGGTGCAGGAAGTGTCAATGAGCAGGGTGTCGAGTTCATGGCAAACATGCCGACCGAGGAAGTCTTCACTGTGCCGTTGAAAACAGGTGTATACGGGACGGTATCAAGCACGAAACCATTAAGCTACGGAGGTAACGTGATCGATAACTTCACGCTTACATTCGAAAACGGCCGTATCGTCGATGTGAAGGCAGAAGAAGGCGAAGAAATCCTGAAGCGTCTTGTCGATACGGATGAAGGCTCTCATTACCTGGGAGAAATCGCCCTCGTCCCTCATAAATCACCGATCTCTCAATCAAACGTCCTTTTCTACAACACGTTGTTTGACGAGAACGCATCAAACCACCTTGCCATCGGGAATGCATACGCATTCTGTATCGAAGGCGGAAAGAAAATGAGCCAGGAAGAGCTTGATCAGAATGGCTTGAACAACAGTATCACCCACGTTGATTTCATGATCGGTTCAGACAAAATGAACATCGATGGAATCAAAGAAGACGGTTCAACTGAGCCTGTATTCCGTGATGGCGGCTGGGCGTTTTAA
- a CDS encoding MFS transporter yields the protein MRIRDWDRNLKVRLFGEAAINITFWMFFPFLTIYFTEAFGKQTAGLLLVLSQVFAVAANLMGGYCADRFGRKKMMVISAFGQGFAFLIFGLASSPWLDSALIGFICFSLVGVFGSFYWPASQAMVADVVDEKDRSHVFAVFYTSINIAVVVGPILGGIFYVHYRFQLLVAAAIICMGLAFLLYKMTRETAPADRSKLLVTEGKKKAWHSVLSDQFKDYSVIFKDKTFLLFILAGILVGQTFMQLDLLFPVYIKDVMDQAVLFSVGDWSLTLVSEQIFGLILSENGFLVALLTVVITRWITKFRERNVFILSSVIYAVSILMFGQSSSVWIFIAAMAVFTFAELMTAGIQQSFVSKLAPDHMRGQYFAAASLRFTIARTIAPLSITLSLYVGYDWTFIILSLLALISAGLFYIMFERFEKEELELKKAVQ from the coding sequence ATGAGAATTCGTGATTGGGACCGGAATCTCAAGGTCCGGCTGTTTGGGGAAGCAGCGATCAACATCACATTCTGGATGTTCTTTCCGTTTCTGACGATTTATTTCACAGAAGCGTTCGGAAAACAGACAGCAGGTTTACTATTGGTTCTTTCTCAAGTGTTTGCGGTAGCTGCCAACTTAATGGGAGGTTATTGTGCGGACCGGTTCGGACGGAAGAAGATGATGGTGATTTCCGCTTTCGGACAGGGGTTTGCGTTTTTAATCTTCGGCCTGGCAAGTTCGCCATGGCTTGATTCTGCACTTATAGGTTTCATTTGTTTTAGTTTAGTGGGGGTATTCGGATCATTTTACTGGCCTGCAAGTCAGGCGATGGTCGCCGATGTGGTAGATGAGAAGGACCGAAGCCACGTTTTCGCCGTGTTCTATACGTCCATCAACATTGCCGTGGTCGTTGGGCCGATCTTGGGCGGTATTTTCTACGTGCATTACAGATTCCAGCTCCTGGTGGCTGCGGCCATCATTTGTATGGGACTCGCATTTCTTTTATATAAAATGACGCGCGAAACCGCACCGGCCGATCGAAGCAAGCTGCTTGTGACGGAAGGCAAAAAGAAAGCCTGGCATAGTGTATTGAGTGATCAGTTTAAGGATTACAGTGTTATTTTCAAGGATAAGACGTTCTTATTATTCATTCTAGCTGGAATTCTTGTCGGTCAGACATTCATGCAGCTCGATCTGCTGTTTCCTGTGTATATAAAAGATGTGATGGACCAGGCCGTGCTGTTCAGTGTCGGTGACTGGTCATTGACGCTTGTCAGTGAGCAGATCTTCGGGCTGATCCTCTCGGAAAACGGATTCCTGGTGGCGCTTTTGACAGTGGTCATCACGCGCTGGATCACCAAGTTCCGCGAGCGGAATGTGTTTATCCTGTCATCCGTTATTTACGCCGTGTCGATCCTGATGTTCGGACAGTCAAGCTCCGTCTGGATCTTCATCGCGGCGATGGCGGTGTTTACCTTCGCCGAGCTCATGACGGCAGGGATCCAGCAGAGCTTTGTATCAAAGCTTGCCCCTGATCATATGAGAGGACAGTACTTTGCTGCGGCAAGCCTTCGCTTTACGATTGCAAGAACGATCGCACCGCTGTCGATCACACTCTCACTGTATGTAGGGTATGACTGGACGTTCATCATCTTATCATTGCTTGCCCTGATCAGCGCCGGCTTGTTCTACATCATGTTTGAGCGGTTTGAAAAAGAGGAGCTTGAGCTTAAGAAAGCTGTTCAATAA
- a CDS encoding DUF6944 family repetitive protein, with amino-acid sequence MKGELMILTGAWIQVLGTVIAAIGETILVKEEHAGFRLVSIGNGFEAAGNSLQAAGAEKASDGSEGERLRITGDWFQAAGNVTNVRAAELQFSGEEIEGLSLDVIGDSVQSIGAAFEAYGASIGDASFKKLLTTGNTIQSLGAALEAIGETYVLKGERALGLQITAFGSYAQAAGATIAAVALTKEHGGGEVK; translated from the coding sequence GTGAAAGGTGAGTTAATGATTCTGACTGGCGCGTGGATTCAAGTGCTGGGTACAGTGATTGCGGCAATCGGGGAAACCATATTGGTAAAAGAAGAACATGCCGGTTTTCGACTGGTTTCAATCGGCAATGGCTTTGAAGCAGCGGGGAATTCCCTGCAGGCTGCCGGGGCTGAAAAGGCATCGGATGGATCTGAGGGAGAGCGTTTGAGGATCACTGGTGACTGGTTTCAAGCAGCAGGGAACGTAACAAACGTCCGGGCAGCTGAGCTTCAATTTTCAGGAGAAGAAATAGAGGGATTGAGCTTGGATGTAATCGGTGATAGTGTCCAGTCGATTGGAGCTGCATTTGAAGCGTATGGAGCAAGTATTGGAGATGCGAGTTTTAAAAAGCTGTTAACAACGGGGAATACCATTCAGTCATTAGGGGCAGCATTGGAAGCCATTGGTGAAACCTATGTTTTAAAAGGGGAAAGGGCGTTAGGGCTGCAAATCACGGCATTCGGAAGTTATGCGCAGGCGGCAGGAGCAACGATTGCGGCGGTGGCGTTGACGAAGGAACATGGAGGCGGAGAAGTAAAATAA